The Syngnathus acus chromosome 3, fSynAcu1.2, whole genome shotgun sequence genome includes a window with the following:
- the sall1a gene encoding sal-like protein 1a isoform X1, with amino-acid sequence MSRRKQAKPQHFQSDTQLPGAGHNGDTELCFEDPPCKESDAHVCNRCCAEFFELCELEEHQKNCTKNQLVLIVNESPASPAGSFSPGSPSLNPDDQMNDTANNTDQTECGDLSELAALEKDESMDVDVSGMSSGQEEECSQAESGSPSNAASSFSGKATAGPAVGTSAISAPLPQLGNLAELGNFSMINSNVIIENLQSTKVAVAQFSQEARTSGGPRVAVPALMEQLLALQQQQIHQLQLIEQIRHQILHLASQSPEMQVPPTSAPGTMGPAAASPLATLSSHLSQQLAAAAGLAQNLASQSASISSLKQLAAAAQLPQSNPSSSETSQSISTLVPSTGNSQPPEKRPCHVTNTPLAKSTTPSFGIGSLLSSAVNPLLPQPPPGNPMFSSSLPSVGTTVEDLNSLANLVQQRKGKVPNVASFETKSSSEEAFFKHKCRFCGKVFGSDSALQIHLRSHTGERPYKCNICGNRFSTRGNLKVHFQRHKEKYPHIQMNPYPVPEHLDNIPTSTGIPYGMSMPPEKPVTSWLDSKPILPTLTSSVGMLLPPTMPSLPHFIKKEDHSIAITNLPVPSTTSDSGSSEPSAKSTRASEEGEGATLPTSNGKTEEGSHSSGFVTNVSSAAEGATEYTTSNSPPMLTNPLMPLMSDQFKAKFPFGGILDPLHGSETSKLQQLVENIDRKVTDPNECVICHRVLSCQSALKMHYRTHTGERPFKCKICGRAFTTKGNLKTHYSVHRAMPPLRVQHSCPICQKKFTNAVVLQQHIRMHMGGQIPNNPLPENYPESMVSDTGSFDERNFDDLDNFSDDNMEGMEEGPDSSVPDTPRSADASHDSLCDSPVALYAEGRDNPQCMDAEELRELKAMSNGLTEGDCLTNDSSSLGGDVECQSVGSPAVSESTSSMQAPSPAGMPPQPRRSPGLEERHQRAFSMEHSTLLHPHPSNIGALDLTSVNASKDPLGMIFPFRERSIARNTSCDICGKTFACQSALDIHYRSHTKERPFICTACNRGFSTKGNLKQHMLTHQMRDLPSQLFEPSNTSVSSSPTPSLLSVSSLGKPELNGFLQCLHPEAKDHSAPSAVVSVAAAAGMVTSSASTSPVLSAAPPRRTPKQHFCNTCGKCFSSSSALQIHERTHTGEKPFACSICGRAFTTKGNLKVHMGTHMWNSAPARRGRRLSVDGPMAFLGANPVKFPEIFQKDPAAVSRVGAGDPASFWNQYAAAFSSGLAMKANEISVIQGGGLPPMSGAGVGNGGSSPIGGLTGSLDKLHSAEPNAALAGLERMAGTENGAHFRFTRFMEDNKEIVTN; translated from the exons ATGTCGCGCAGGAAACAAGCCAAGCCGCAACACTTTCAGTCCGACACTCAGCTACCCGGAGCCGGCCACAATG gggaCACAGAACTTTGCTTCGAGGACCCCCCCTGCAAGGAGTCCGACGCCCACGTCTGCAACAGATGTTGCGCCGAGTTCTTTGAACTCTGCGAGCTCGAGGAGCACCAGAAGAATTGCACTAAGAATCAGCTAGTCCTAATTGTGAATGAAAGTCCAGCCTCTCCCGCTGGATCTTTCTCACCCGGTTCCCCTTCTCTTAATCCTGACGACCAGATGAATGACACTGCTAATAACACTGATCAGACAGAGTGCGGCGACCTCTCTGAACTCGCCGCGCTGGAAAAAGACGAATCCATGGATGTGGATGTTTCAGGGATGAGCAGCGGTCAAGAAGAGGAATGCAGCCAAGCTGAGAGTGGAAGCCCCAGCAATGCGGCGAGCAGCTTCAGCGGGAAGGCCACTGCCGGGCCCGCCGTAGGTACTTCCGCAATTTCAGCCCCTCTGCCTCAGCTCGGCAACCTGGCTGAGCTGGGCAACTTCTCCATGATCAACAGCAACGTCATCATCGAAAACCTGCAGAGCACCAAAGTGGCTGTGGCCCAGTTCTCCCAGGAGGCACGCACCTCTGGGGGTCCCAGAGTGGCGGTGCCCGCCCTGATGGAGCAGCTCCTCgccctgcagcagcagcagatccATCAGCTGCAGCTCATTGAGCAGATCCGCCACCAAATACTGCATCTGGCCTCCCAGTCCCCAGAAATGCAAGTGCCCCCGACCTCAGCTCCGGGCACTATGGGACCCGCCGCCGCCAGTCCACTGGCCACCCTGAGCTCCCATCTCTCGCAACAGCTGGCCGCAGCCGCGGGCCTCGCGCAGAACCTGGCTAGTCAGTCAGCCAGCATTAGCAGCCTGAAGCAGCTCGCTGCTGCGGCACAGCTACCTCAGTCCAACCCGAGCAGCAGTGAGACATCTCAGAGCATTAGCACCCTGGTGCCGTCAACAGGCAACTCCCAACCCCCTGAGAAGAGGCCGTGTCACGTCACTAACACCCCGCTGGCCAAGTCTACCACCCCGTCGTTCGGGATTGGTAGCTTGCTCAGCTCGGCGGTGAATCCCCTTCTACCTCAGCCCCCGCCAGGAAACCCCATGTTCTCCAGTTCGCTTCCGAGTGTCGGCACCACCGTCGAGGACCTCAACTCTTTGGCAAATCTGGTGCAGCAGCGAAAAGGCAAGGTGCCCAACGTCGCGTCGTTTGAGACCAAGAGCAGCTCGGAAGAGGCCTTCTTCAAGCATAAGTGCAGGTTTTGCGGCAAGGTGTTTGGTAGCGACAGTGCCTTGCAGATCCATTTGCGCTCGCACACCGGCGAAAGGCCGTACAAGTGCAACATCTGCGGCAACCGCTTCTCCACCCGGGGCAACCTGAAGGTGCACTTCCAGCGCCATAAAGAAAAGTACCCGCACATCCAGATGAACCCGTACCCCGTTCCCGAGCATTTGGACAACATCCCAACGAGCACCGGCATTCCCTACGGCATGTCCATGCCCCCGGAGAAGCCGGTCACCAGTTGGCTGGACAGCAAACCCATCTTGCCCACTCTGACTTCCTCGGTCGGCATGCTGCTGCCGCCGACCATGCCCAGCCTGCCCCATTTCATTAAAAAGGAAGATCACTCGATAGCCATAACTAACCTTCCGGTTCCTTCGACTACAAGTGACTCAGGTTCTTCTGAGCCTTCAGCTAAAAGTACCCGAGCGTCTGAAGAGGGCGAAGGGGCAACTCTGCCTACCTCAAACGGAAAAACTGAAGAAGGCAGCCATTCCTCAGGCTTCGTGACCAACGTCAGCTCTGCTGCCGAGGGCGCCACCGAGTACACCACGTCCAACAGCCCGCCGATGTTGACCAACCCGCTCATGCCTCTCATGTCGGACCAGTTCAAGGCAAAATTCCCCTTTGGAGGTATTCTGGATCCCCTCCACGGCTCAGAGACATCCAAGCTGCAGCAGCTTGTGGAGAACATTGACAGGAAGGTGACGGACCCCAACGAGTGCGTCATATGCCATCGGGTGCTGAGTTGTCAGAGCGCGCTGAAGATGCACTATCGCACTCACACAGGGGAGAGGCCCTTCAAGTGCAAGATTTGTGGAAGAGCCTTCACCACCAAGGGGAACCTGAAGACCCACTACAGCGTCCACAGGGCCATGCCTCCTCTTCGAGTTCAACACTCGTGCCCGATATGTCAGAAGAAATTCACCAACGCCGTGGTGCTACAGCAGCACATCCGCATGCACATGGGCGGACAGATACCCAACAACCCTTTGCCCGAGAACTACCCGGAATCCATGGTATCTGACACCGGCTCGTTTGACGAGAGAAACTTTGACGACCTGGACAACTTCTCAGACGACAACATGGAGGGGATGGAGGAGGGTCCCGACAGCAGTGTGCCCGACACGCCCAGGTCGGCAGACGCTTCCCACGACAGCCTGTGTGACTCCCCAGTCGCTCTCTATGCCGAAGGACGAGACAACCCCCAGTGTATGGACGCGGAGGAGCTGCGAGAACTCAAAGCCATGTCTAACGGCTTGACAGAGGGGGATTGTCTCACCAACGACTCCTCGTCTCTCGGCGGGGACGTGGAATGCCAAAGTGTGGGTAGTCCAGCTGTGTCCGAATCTACCTCCTCCATGCAGGCTCCTTCCCCCGCGGGCATGCCGCCGCAGCCCCGCAGATCGCCAGGCTTGGAAGAAAGGCACCAGAGGGCATTCTCCATGGAGCACAGCACCCTCCTACACCCTCACCCCTCCAACATCGGAGCCTTGGACCTGACGTCGGTCAACGCTTCCAAGGACCCCCTGGGCATGATTTTCCCCTTCCGCGAGCGCAGCATAGCCAGGAATACATCTTGCGACATCTGCGGGAAGACCTTTGCGTGTCAGAGTGCCTTGGACATCCACTACCGAAGCCATACCAAAGAGCGACCTTTCATTTGCACGGCCTGCAACCGGGGATTCTCCACCAAGGGCAACCTCAAGCAGCACATGCTCACCCATCAAATGCGAGACCTGCCCTCGCAGCTCTTCGAGCCCTCCAACACCAGCGTGTCCTCCAGCCCCACGCCCTCCCTGCTGTCCGTCAGCTCCCTGGGAAAGCCGGAACTCAACGGCTTCCTGCAATGCCTCCACCCGGAGGCCAAGGACCACTCCGCCCCCTCCGCTGTCGTTTCCGTAGCGGCCGCTGCGGGCATGGTCACGTCGTCCGCCTCCACCTCGCCGGTGCTGTCGGCCGCGCCGCCCCGCCGGACGCCCAAGCAACACTTCTGCAACACCTGCGGCAAGTGCTTTTCCTCATCTAGCGCCCTGCAGATCCACGAGCGGACGCACACCGGCGAGAAGCCCTTCGCCTGCAGCATCTGTGGCCGTGCGTTCACCACCAAAGGAAACCTCAAG GTCCACATGGGCACCCACATGTGGAACAGCGCCCCCGCCCGACGCGGGCGCCGGCTCTCAGTGGACGGCCCCATGGCCTTTCTGGGCGCCAACCCCGTCAAGTTCCCGGAAATCTTCCAGAAGGACCCTGCGGCGGTGTCGCGGGTGGGCGCCGGCGACCCAGCCAGCTTCTGGAACCAGTACGCCGCCGCCTTCTCCAGCGGCCTGGCCATGAAGGCCAACGAGATCTCCGTCATCCAGGGCGGCGGCCTGCCGCCCATGTCTGGCGCCGGCGTGGGCAACGGCGGCAGCTCGCCCATCGGCGGCCTAACGGGCAGCCTGGACAAACTCCACAGCGCCGAACCCAACGCCGCCCTGGCCGGCCTGGAGCGAATGGCCGGCACGGAGAACGGCGCCCACTTCAGGTTTACGCGATTCATGGAGGACAACAAAGAAATCGTCACGAATTAG
- the sall1a gene encoding sal-like protein 1a isoform X2 — protein MWSSQAAPKKTQWDTELCFEDPPCKESDAHVCNRCCAEFFELCELEEHQKNCTKNQLVLIVNESPASPAGSFSPGSPSLNPDDQMNDTANNTDQTECGDLSELAALEKDESMDVDVSGMSSGQEEECSQAESGSPSNAASSFSGKATAGPAVGTSAISAPLPQLGNLAELGNFSMINSNVIIENLQSTKVAVAQFSQEARTSGGPRVAVPALMEQLLALQQQQIHQLQLIEQIRHQILHLASQSPEMQVPPTSAPGTMGPAAASPLATLSSHLSQQLAAAAGLAQNLASQSASISSLKQLAAAAQLPQSNPSSSETSQSISTLVPSTGNSQPPEKRPCHVTNTPLAKSTTPSFGIGSLLSSAVNPLLPQPPPGNPMFSSSLPSVGTTVEDLNSLANLVQQRKGKVPNVASFETKSSSEEAFFKHKCRFCGKVFGSDSALQIHLRSHTGERPYKCNICGNRFSTRGNLKVHFQRHKEKYPHIQMNPYPVPEHLDNIPTSTGIPYGMSMPPEKPVTSWLDSKPILPTLTSSVGMLLPPTMPSLPHFIKKEDHSIAITNLPVPSTTSDSGSSEPSAKSTRASEEGEGATLPTSNGKTEEGSHSSGFVTNVSSAAEGATEYTTSNSPPMLTNPLMPLMSDQFKAKFPFGGILDPLHGSETSKLQQLVENIDRKVTDPNECVICHRVLSCQSALKMHYRTHTGERPFKCKICGRAFTTKGNLKTHYSVHRAMPPLRVQHSCPICQKKFTNAVVLQQHIRMHMGGQIPNNPLPENYPESMVSDTGSFDERNFDDLDNFSDDNMEGMEEGPDSSVPDTPRSADASHDSLCDSPVALYAEGRDNPQCMDAEELRELKAMSNGLTEGDCLTNDSSSLGGDVECQSVGSPAVSESTSSMQAPSPAGMPPQPRRSPGLEERHQRAFSMEHSTLLHPHPSNIGALDLTSVNASKDPLGMIFPFRERSIARNTSCDICGKTFACQSALDIHYRSHTKERPFICTACNRGFSTKGNLKQHMLTHQMRDLPSQLFEPSNTSVSSSPTPSLLSVSSLGKPELNGFLQCLHPEAKDHSAPSAVVSVAAAAGMVTSSASTSPVLSAAPPRRTPKQHFCNTCGKCFSSSSALQIHERTHTGEKPFACSICGRAFTTKGNLKVHMGTHMWNSAPARRGRRLSVDGPMAFLGANPVKFPEIFQKDPAAVSRVGAGDPASFWNQYAAAFSSGLAMKANEISVIQGGGLPPMSGAGVGNGGSSPIGGLTGSLDKLHSAEPNAALAGLERMAGTENGAHFRFTRFMEDNKEIVTN, from the exons ATGTGGAGCTCCCAAGCCGCccctaaaaaaacacaat gggaCACAGAACTTTGCTTCGAGGACCCCCCCTGCAAGGAGTCCGACGCCCACGTCTGCAACAGATGTTGCGCCGAGTTCTTTGAACTCTGCGAGCTCGAGGAGCACCAGAAGAATTGCACTAAGAATCAGCTAGTCCTAATTGTGAATGAAAGTCCAGCCTCTCCCGCTGGATCTTTCTCACCCGGTTCCCCTTCTCTTAATCCTGACGACCAGATGAATGACACTGCTAATAACACTGATCAGACAGAGTGCGGCGACCTCTCTGAACTCGCCGCGCTGGAAAAAGACGAATCCATGGATGTGGATGTTTCAGGGATGAGCAGCGGTCAAGAAGAGGAATGCAGCCAAGCTGAGAGTGGAAGCCCCAGCAATGCGGCGAGCAGCTTCAGCGGGAAGGCCACTGCCGGGCCCGCCGTAGGTACTTCCGCAATTTCAGCCCCTCTGCCTCAGCTCGGCAACCTGGCTGAGCTGGGCAACTTCTCCATGATCAACAGCAACGTCATCATCGAAAACCTGCAGAGCACCAAAGTGGCTGTGGCCCAGTTCTCCCAGGAGGCACGCACCTCTGGGGGTCCCAGAGTGGCGGTGCCCGCCCTGATGGAGCAGCTCCTCgccctgcagcagcagcagatccATCAGCTGCAGCTCATTGAGCAGATCCGCCACCAAATACTGCATCTGGCCTCCCAGTCCCCAGAAATGCAAGTGCCCCCGACCTCAGCTCCGGGCACTATGGGACCCGCCGCCGCCAGTCCACTGGCCACCCTGAGCTCCCATCTCTCGCAACAGCTGGCCGCAGCCGCGGGCCTCGCGCAGAACCTGGCTAGTCAGTCAGCCAGCATTAGCAGCCTGAAGCAGCTCGCTGCTGCGGCACAGCTACCTCAGTCCAACCCGAGCAGCAGTGAGACATCTCAGAGCATTAGCACCCTGGTGCCGTCAACAGGCAACTCCCAACCCCCTGAGAAGAGGCCGTGTCACGTCACTAACACCCCGCTGGCCAAGTCTACCACCCCGTCGTTCGGGATTGGTAGCTTGCTCAGCTCGGCGGTGAATCCCCTTCTACCTCAGCCCCCGCCAGGAAACCCCATGTTCTCCAGTTCGCTTCCGAGTGTCGGCACCACCGTCGAGGACCTCAACTCTTTGGCAAATCTGGTGCAGCAGCGAAAAGGCAAGGTGCCCAACGTCGCGTCGTTTGAGACCAAGAGCAGCTCGGAAGAGGCCTTCTTCAAGCATAAGTGCAGGTTTTGCGGCAAGGTGTTTGGTAGCGACAGTGCCTTGCAGATCCATTTGCGCTCGCACACCGGCGAAAGGCCGTACAAGTGCAACATCTGCGGCAACCGCTTCTCCACCCGGGGCAACCTGAAGGTGCACTTCCAGCGCCATAAAGAAAAGTACCCGCACATCCAGATGAACCCGTACCCCGTTCCCGAGCATTTGGACAACATCCCAACGAGCACCGGCATTCCCTACGGCATGTCCATGCCCCCGGAGAAGCCGGTCACCAGTTGGCTGGACAGCAAACCCATCTTGCCCACTCTGACTTCCTCGGTCGGCATGCTGCTGCCGCCGACCATGCCCAGCCTGCCCCATTTCATTAAAAAGGAAGATCACTCGATAGCCATAACTAACCTTCCGGTTCCTTCGACTACAAGTGACTCAGGTTCTTCTGAGCCTTCAGCTAAAAGTACCCGAGCGTCTGAAGAGGGCGAAGGGGCAACTCTGCCTACCTCAAACGGAAAAACTGAAGAAGGCAGCCATTCCTCAGGCTTCGTGACCAACGTCAGCTCTGCTGCCGAGGGCGCCACCGAGTACACCACGTCCAACAGCCCGCCGATGTTGACCAACCCGCTCATGCCTCTCATGTCGGACCAGTTCAAGGCAAAATTCCCCTTTGGAGGTATTCTGGATCCCCTCCACGGCTCAGAGACATCCAAGCTGCAGCAGCTTGTGGAGAACATTGACAGGAAGGTGACGGACCCCAACGAGTGCGTCATATGCCATCGGGTGCTGAGTTGTCAGAGCGCGCTGAAGATGCACTATCGCACTCACACAGGGGAGAGGCCCTTCAAGTGCAAGATTTGTGGAAGAGCCTTCACCACCAAGGGGAACCTGAAGACCCACTACAGCGTCCACAGGGCCATGCCTCCTCTTCGAGTTCAACACTCGTGCCCGATATGTCAGAAGAAATTCACCAACGCCGTGGTGCTACAGCAGCACATCCGCATGCACATGGGCGGACAGATACCCAACAACCCTTTGCCCGAGAACTACCCGGAATCCATGGTATCTGACACCGGCTCGTTTGACGAGAGAAACTTTGACGACCTGGACAACTTCTCAGACGACAACATGGAGGGGATGGAGGAGGGTCCCGACAGCAGTGTGCCCGACACGCCCAGGTCGGCAGACGCTTCCCACGACAGCCTGTGTGACTCCCCAGTCGCTCTCTATGCCGAAGGACGAGACAACCCCCAGTGTATGGACGCGGAGGAGCTGCGAGAACTCAAAGCCATGTCTAACGGCTTGACAGAGGGGGATTGTCTCACCAACGACTCCTCGTCTCTCGGCGGGGACGTGGAATGCCAAAGTGTGGGTAGTCCAGCTGTGTCCGAATCTACCTCCTCCATGCAGGCTCCTTCCCCCGCGGGCATGCCGCCGCAGCCCCGCAGATCGCCAGGCTTGGAAGAAAGGCACCAGAGGGCATTCTCCATGGAGCACAGCACCCTCCTACACCCTCACCCCTCCAACATCGGAGCCTTGGACCTGACGTCGGTCAACGCTTCCAAGGACCCCCTGGGCATGATTTTCCCCTTCCGCGAGCGCAGCATAGCCAGGAATACATCTTGCGACATCTGCGGGAAGACCTTTGCGTGTCAGAGTGCCTTGGACATCCACTACCGAAGCCATACCAAAGAGCGACCTTTCATTTGCACGGCCTGCAACCGGGGATTCTCCACCAAGGGCAACCTCAAGCAGCACATGCTCACCCATCAAATGCGAGACCTGCCCTCGCAGCTCTTCGAGCCCTCCAACACCAGCGTGTCCTCCAGCCCCACGCCCTCCCTGCTGTCCGTCAGCTCCCTGGGAAAGCCGGAACTCAACGGCTTCCTGCAATGCCTCCACCCGGAGGCCAAGGACCACTCCGCCCCCTCCGCTGTCGTTTCCGTAGCGGCCGCTGCGGGCATGGTCACGTCGTCCGCCTCCACCTCGCCGGTGCTGTCGGCCGCGCCGCCCCGCCGGACGCCCAAGCAACACTTCTGCAACACCTGCGGCAAGTGCTTTTCCTCATCTAGCGCCCTGCAGATCCACGAGCGGACGCACACCGGCGAGAAGCCCTTCGCCTGCAGCATCTGTGGCCGTGCGTTCACCACCAAAGGAAACCTCAAG GTCCACATGGGCACCCACATGTGGAACAGCGCCCCCGCCCGACGCGGGCGCCGGCTCTCAGTGGACGGCCCCATGGCCTTTCTGGGCGCCAACCCCGTCAAGTTCCCGGAAATCTTCCAGAAGGACCCTGCGGCGGTGTCGCGGGTGGGCGCCGGCGACCCAGCCAGCTTCTGGAACCAGTACGCCGCCGCCTTCTCCAGCGGCCTGGCCATGAAGGCCAACGAGATCTCCGTCATCCAGGGCGGCGGCCTGCCGCCCATGTCTGGCGCCGGCGTGGGCAACGGCGGCAGCTCGCCCATCGGCGGCCTAACGGGCAGCCTGGACAAACTCCACAGCGCCGAACCCAACGCCGCCCTGGCCGGCCTGGAGCGAATGGCCGGCACGGAGAACGGCGCCCACTTCAGGTTTACGCGATTCATGGAGGACAACAAAGAAATCGTCACGAATTAG